A single Oncorhynchus mykiss isolate Arlee chromosome 24, USDA_OmykA_1.1, whole genome shotgun sequence DNA region contains:
- the LOC110503956 gene encoding dixin-A isoform X6, translated as MGAKQMKCLSSASPAHSPKEEYIIAQSTDTPKEAFISAQSEDHAEPGDNKSELTERKSDTEEVLSLCGLCPATGHGGPEEERSWEEQLECHQEQLEKEMQEARRMVFRLQALLLHGSLPEDEQDVSLGFGDSRANSEQQLVLIRSRLDQSMEEALDLKRELLRHKQEARHLQAIKQRMSVQEAAVLQLKQELLRCSMGKEQLEGENAELKRKLSDRNKLLNEYEQQLGKKDRLLQQQQMKLDDARHNSNEGSHRSSRSEKSGYSNSVSPPPGPAFQHTAQGEELQLVREALRSLRDGFSGHDPQHHTLDTLEQGVASLMDRLYTLDTRRRQQDREGHTQQYTQKTTEGPYKSPGRRANPTDRDSWPPSSKIAHSHSSPGLDSTVSTKVLYFTDRSLTPFLVNISKRLGEVTLRDFKAAVDRQGSFRYHFKALDPEFGTVKEEVFQDGALVPGWEGKIVAWVEEDHGERR; from the exons ATGGGAGCCAAACAGATGAAATG CCTCAGTTCAGCCAGCCCTGCACACTCCCCTAAAGAAGAGTACATCATCGCTCAGTCCACAGACACTCCTAAAGAAGCATTTATCTCAGCTCAATCTGAAGACCATGCCGAGCCTGGGGATAACAAATCAGAGTTGACGGAAAGGAAATCTGATACAG AAGAGGTGTTGTCTCTCTGCGGCCTGTGTCCTGCCACAGGGCATGGTGGGCCAGAGGAGGAGAGGTCATGGGAGGAGCAGCTGGAGTGTCACCAGGAGCAGCTGGAAAAGGAGATGCAGGAGGCCAGGAGGATGGTGTTCCGCCTGCAG gcTCTATTGCTGCACGGCTCTCTCCCTGAGGACGAGCAGGACGTCTCCCTGGGCTTCGGGGATAGCAGAGCTAACTCTGAGCAGCAGCTG GTTCTAATCCGCAGTCGTCTGGACCAAAGCATGGAGGAGGCTCTTGATCTGAAG AGGGAGCTTCTGAGGCACAAGCAAGAGGCACGCCACCTTCAGGCTATTAAG CAGCGTATGTCTGTACAGGAGGCTGCGGTGCTGCAGCTGAAGCAGGAGCTACTGAGGTGCAGCATGGGCAAAGAGCAACTGGAGGGGGAGAAC GCAGAGCTCAAACGGAAGTTGAGCGATCGGAACAAACTACTCAATGAgtatgag CAGCAACTTGGAAAAAAGGATAGACTACTTCAGCAACAGCAAATGAAACTGGATGATGCTCGGCACAACTCTAATGAAGGAAGCCACAGG TCATCTAGGAGTGAGAAGAGTGGGTACAGTAACTCTGTGAGCCCACCCCCTGGTCCGGCCTTCCAACACACAGCT CAGGGAGAGGAACTGCAGCTGGTGAGGGAGGCCCTGCGTAGTCTGAGGGATGGTTTCTCAGGTCACGACCCTCAGCATCACACCCTGGACACACTGGAGCAAGGGGTGGCCAGTCTCATGGACCGCCTATACACACTCGACACACGCCGCAGGCagcaggacagagagggacacacacaacaatacacacagaaGACCACAGAG GGTCCATACAAGTCACCAGGACGAAGAGCCAACCCCACAGACAGGGATTCATGGCCACCCAGCTCAA AAATAGCTCACTCCCACAGTAGTCCTGGCCTGGACTCCACAGTCTCCACTAAAGTCCTCTACTTCACTGATCGTTCACTCACTCCTTTCCTGGTCAACATCTCCAAAAG GCTGGGGGAGGTGACTCTGAGAGACTTCAAGGCAGCGGTGGACCGCCAGGGTAGCTTCAGGTACCACTTCAAAGCCCTTGACCCAGAGTTTGGGACTGTGAAGGAGGAG